A region of the Leishmania panamensis strain MHOM/PA/94/PSC-1 chromosome 21 sequence genome:
TTTGCAGAAAGTAATCGCCCTCCTCCGTGGCTGCCGTCGTCCCTGTCGTACCTCTCATCGCTCTCTGCATACACTTCTTCTTCatcgacggcgtcgtcgtcgctaaACAGACGCGCGACGCCTCGCTGTTgacccaccgccgccagcgtgtcagccgcagcagcagagagcggGACGCGTGCACTTGCGGTGTTGGCGGACTCGTCAATGCGGCCAAACCCACTACTGCTGACTCTTGAACTGGCGTTCTGTCGGAGAAGGAcaccagcggtgctgctcacctGACTGCTGCCGAGTCCCGTTGAGAAAGGCGTCGATGCGCCGGGCGCTCCACcgccgttgttgttgcctGCCGAATAACGCCACGCACACATCTGGGCcagtagagggagagagagggcagctgGAGATCGCACACGGGCAAAGATGAGTACTGACGAAAAGCACGACAAAATCGCCGTACGTGACGGGGGGTGTAGACGGCCAGAAAAAGGCAAGACGTAGGGGTAAAGATGCCACGCACAGAGCACATCGCGTGGACGTGCTTGACTACCGCACGGATGAGGCGCTCTTGCTAAGCGCGTGGAGGTGTgttttggggggaggagagacacaGAGGGAATGTGCGGCACTTTCACCCACAGACGCCAGTACAGTTGAGTACCCCGCTTTACGgggcgcaccaccgccgagaCCTTTgcaggtggggggggggtaagaTCTAGAGTGGTGGAACGGGAAGCGTAGAGAGGCAAAAGAAGCGGCTAGCAaggtggggggaaggaggagaggagagacaaaTAGAGAGATGAGGATGGCTGGATGTCTTGTGACGCAGCCCACAGAGATGGATGAGGCCAAGAGAAGCCTCGGCGCCGAGGGGGAGCCGCGCGGGGCGTCTCTTTTGTCTTCCGTTTCATGAAATCAAACTGAAAAAATAAGGAAAGAACGAGATGAACAAcacacttcctcctctgccctcttctcttttcttatctcttgcctcccccccttccctcacgctgccttacacacacacatccacacgcatgcacacgcatgcacacacctgAGAGACATAACGGAGCCACTGTGCGAGCATGGGCGTGTTTCCGTCTGAGAAGAGGTTGATGAGAGGAacaggcaagagagagagagagagaaatgagcAAAATAAACCACAAGTCCGGGACGGCGCAACGtgagcagagaaagacacaAGCGAAGGCCACCACGCCCGCCGGCGATCGCCGAGTGCCATGGGCAGTAAATACGAAGGGGAAACCCTTTTGCTTAGTTCTTGGCGAACTTCTTGCCCATCTTGTCGGCAGAGCTCTTCGACACCACCTCCAACACGTTGTAGCGGATTGTCTTGCTCAGCGGGCGGCACTGGCCAACAACGACCTCATCACCTTGCTTGGGGTCGAAGGCGGGGCTGCAGTGCACAGCCAGGGACTTGTGGCGCTTCTGGTAACGCTGGTACTTCTTGATGAAGTGCAGGTAGTTGCGGCGGATGATGATGGTGCGGTGCATCTTGGTGGAGTGCACAATCCCGCGCAGGATGCGGCCGCGGATCACCACGTTGCTCGTGAAGGGGCACTTGCGATCGATGTACTTGCCGTTCAGCGCCTTCGCCGGGGTCTTGAAGCCCAGCCCGATCTTCTTGGCGTAGCGGATGTGGCCAGACTTGTTGACGTGCTTGCGACTCGGGCGGTGCATGTTTTCATTTACCGCCGTCTGGCGCTGATACGCCTTCTGGTGCTGAATGGTGGCATCCACCTGATGCGCATGGTAGTACTGAGGTACAGCGGACATGGTGTTCTTGAGGtcaagaagagaggagttGCGCAGAACGTCCTGAGAGATGGCGTAGGCGCATGTGGTTGCGTATGTATGAGTTCGTAGAGTCGATGGGAGCAGggcgcggagagagggaaggggaggtcGTGAAGTAGTATccaaaaagagaagcagacaTGTCATGGGAGAGGGATAGGGGGacacaggggggaggggagccaCGCATGAAAAGGAGCACTGAGCAGGTAGCATTGAACGCGGCCAAAAATGCACTGCTGggctcacacacgcaggccTGCAACTCCTACCCTGGCGCGAATGGGCATTCACCGCGAGCCACTTCTGACTCTCCTGGGATGCGCTAGTCTCTCGAAGACTGAAAGCACACTCAGGAATGTCGAAGGCAgagcacacccacccaccccctctccttcacagGCACTTCCACACATCGCGCAGGTGGGCATCACGCGCTGCTCGCCGTTGATGCGTCCCTCACTTCTTCACGTCGATTGCAGGCGAATGGCGCGACATGTGTTGAACGTCGGCATGCCGGTAAATACGCAGTGTGCGAAAtcaaaagagaaagcaagacgagagaagggggggggcggaggcgctcTACTCATCAGCACCACCCGCCGAGCACTACCAGAAGAGACGGGGAAAAATGATTGGTGACGCCTTCTCGCAAAACACTGCGCTTCAGAGagtgagaaaaagagcgcaaGGTACGagccaggaggaggaggaggaaggggagggacaGATGCTGATGCATCACGGTCGCAAAGACCTTGACACTAGAGGCGTCCGGAAGTGGCTGCAGAGCACACGCATACGTACACGGGCGACGAGCAAAACTTGAAAGCGTCAATCAGCCACCACACCATGCGATCACCGGCAACAGAATAGGACCAAcaaggagggggtggcaTACGTACGCCCACAGCTAGCTGAGACGCTaacgaggagagaggtacaggggggagggatgaaAAAACTCACAGCAAACGCCTTGACAGAACAACAGGTACACACAAAGATGGTTAGTCACTCTACTCTAATGAATCCACAGTATCACCGAAACCTTCCAGCTCTCGAAGCTGCCACCCCAAAGCGCAAACCCCTGctggtgccaccgccaccttcctcctcgcaCCTTTTTGTTGCTCCCTACGTACCTCACTGCAACTGCACCGTGTCGTCTGTGGTCTCAGCCCCACCCTGCAGtggagagggcggcgccAGCATCGAGCCTCGGCTCATCTGCGGCCACTGCCGATGATCACCACTGTACacgggtggtggcggtggcggtggcgcgttGGCGACGCGGGTGGCCAGAAGAGCCGTCGATGCGTCCGAGCCACTCCGGATGCGGCCACGAAGGCCACCGTTCACAATACCAGCACCATAAGAGGCCTCACCGCCCTGAAGGAAACCGACATTAGCGTCGTCCTCCACGGTAGCGCCGCGCTCATCGTCTACGTCATCATAAACTTCCTGCAAGTCGTACTGACCAGAGTGGGAGGAGTCCATAACGACGCTGGGACCACCCATCATGGCAATCGGAGATCCTACATTGTTATCAAGGGTGCCTTCACCCACTCTCTGTGGGCGCATCTCCGGCATCTCCACCTGGTCGTACTCGTCGTTCAAGAGCGGGGTTAGGGGGCGGCTGACGCTTGGGCCGATTTGCGGCGCCCCCTGCGCCTGCTGTGGAGACGACGACAGTGCGGGCTGCAATGACGGCTGTAGCACGTCCAGCTCCAGCGAGTTCTCCGAGtgcgagcgccgccgccgcagcgatgATGAAATCGCAGTGAGGCGATGACCGAGTCCTTTGTGAGTGGTGCGGTTGTGGGGATGCTGTAGCGGGCCTGCTTCGCCGTCCTTAGCTGACCCATTGCCGCTTGCAgggggtgcggctgctgcgtcttcgTTGGGGCtcacagtggtggtggtggtggtgccagGGTAACTCACTCCATAGTACTGCTGCATCATCTTCTTCCACTcttcctgccgctgctttgccTCGCGCCGCATGATGTCAAGCGGGTTCTTGTCCGACAGGTTCCACACCGCAAACGCGCCGTTGATCACCGTCGCGGCAATGGATACGATGTACGACACGATGAGCTCCGTGTACGGCTGCACCGAGTGGTAGAAACTGTTGCTGACGGTTCTCTGCTTAGAGCAGAAGGTGATGTAGTTTGTCATGATTCGGTTCTCCTCTGTAATACCGAGGGTCACAACGAAGGCGAGCACCATCAGCAGGATTTCCCAGGTGGTCAGCATGTCCTTGCGGAAGATCACGAAGTGGTAGCGGATTTCGTGGGTGTTCGTCTCGAACAACAGCCGATTTGTCGCACTCACCACCACGTGCACGCCGGCGAGAGCGATCAAGTAGCGAATGTTTAGCACACCACGGCTCACAAAGTAGCCGATGTTGTCTTTGCTCATCGAGAACTGCACATTGTTGAAGAAGGCGTGGCGCCGGGTCACGTTGAAGACGCAGCCATCTACAATGTACGGCggcgtgagggagaggatTGAGTTAACGAAGAAGTTGTTCGTCATGGAGTTCGATGCAGCAGAGACTGTGCGGATGATAACAGAGAGGAAGCACGCAAGTTGCACCACCACGATAAACGTGTTCATGCGCGACCACCACTTCTCCGCGGCGGTACGCTGCAGGTGAAACGCCTGCTGGTCTTTGCTGTAGATGTGCATCTCGAGTGAAGTAACGCAGAAAAGTGGTGGGCAGTTTGGTGTCTGGATCGACGTATCTGGGCAGCCGCGAGCGGGTGCGACTCTCCTTCGTAGTGCCCTTCGGATGCCGTATGAAGGAATCCACCTTCGTCGCTCGCGTGGCTACGCAAgattggggggaggggggccgaggaaaggagaaaggagcGAGATACACGGCAGCCACGACTACGCACAACagaaagcaaacaaagaagcagacgaaggaaagggaagtAGAAAAACGCCTGATGTACGCGTGTCGTGGGAAAAAGCCACACTTCCTCCACCAAACAGCGAGATAAGCACACGTTgagagcaacagcggcggcaaaaAGGGAAAGCGGTGTAGCCGATTACGCGTGGTGATCCTTCCGCTGTGCTCagtagggagggagggagggagaggagatgaGAAAAGGTGCCAAGGACACGCACGAGCAGGCAGAGAGGCGATGCGTCAAGGAGCAGGTATGCACCCACGCTTGCAGTGAGTCACGGCGAGAAATGAATCTGGTAGGATGTCCTCACTGCACTGTTGTCGTGCAGAACAAGAATGAGCTATACGGACGGGTATGCTGATGAGGGAGTGTAtctctgcgtgtgtcagTGTATGTGTGGCTGTGACGTGGTTTCCTTTCGGACTGGACGTGACGCGCATGCGAGTGTAAACATCAGCGGGGCATTTTAAATAGAGGTGCGAAGGATCGAAGCTCGATAAGcggatgggggagagagagagagaggttggGCATCGATGAGAAGCTGCAGTGActgggagggaggaggagaaagcaTGCGCCTAGGTGGCGATGCGAAAGCGCGAGGTGGGGGCCAgaggagggtgtgtgcggcACCCAAGAAATGGTTGCAAGGAGGGGCACAGACACTCTTTTCCACGCCTGCGATGATGCAGAGCAGActgcggcagagagagaggtgcaggcgagtgggcgaggagggagccGACAGGGGGGGGACTGAAGAGGCCCGCAAGCTCCAGTTCGAAAGCCGTGTTCCTGGCAAGGaaattgtgtgtgtgtgtgtgtgtgtgtgtgagggaagTGGCGGGGGCGGTGGGCATATGCCTGCCGAACTACGAAATTCTCGTTCGTGTCTTCGCTTTTTCCCCACTAACGTTCATCATTTCCATCACTGGTTAGTGAGCAGCTGGTGTCGCAGTAACACCGACAACAGCCAGCGAG
Encoded here:
- a CDS encoding 40S ribosomal protein S11, putative (TriTrypDB/GeneDB-style sysID: LpmP.21.1750), translating into MSAVPQYYHAHQVDATIQHQKAYQRQTAVNENMHRPSRKHVNKSGHIRYAKKIGLGFKTPAKALNGKYIDRKCPFTSNVVIRGRILRGIVHSTKMHRTIIIRRNYLHFIKKYQRYQKRHKSLAVHCSPAFDPKQGDEVVVGQCRPLSKTIRYNVLEVVSKSSADKMGKKFAKN
- a CDS encoding hypothetical protein (TriTrypDB/GeneDB-style sysID: LpmP.21.1760), whose amino-acid sequence is MHIYSKDQQAFHLQRTAAEKWWSRMNTFIVVVQLACFLSVIIRTVSAASNSMTNNFFVNSILSLTPPYIVDGCVFNVTRRHAFFNNVQFSMSKDNIGYFVSRGVLNIRYLIALAGVHVVVSATNRLLFETNTHEIRYHFVIFRKDMLTTWEILLMVLAFVVTLGITEENRIMTNYITFCSKQRTVSNSFYHSVQPYTELIVSYIVSIAATVINGAFAVWNLSDKNPLDIMRREAKQRQEEWKKMMQQYYGVSYPGTTTTTTVSPNEDAAAAPPASGNGSAKDGEAGPLQHPHNRTTHKGLGHRLTAISSSLRRRRSHSENSLELDVLQPSLQPALSSSPQQAQGAPQIGPSVSRPLTPLLNDEYDQVEMPEMRPQRVGEGTLDNNVGSPIAMMGGPSVVMDSSHSGQYDLQEVYDDVDDERGATVEDDANVGFLQGGEASYGAGIVNGGLRGRIRSGSDASTALLATRVANAPPPPPPPVYSGDHRQWPQMSRGSMLAPPSPLQGGAETTDDTVQLQ